Proteins from one bacterium genomic window:
- a CDS encoding class I SAM-dependent methyltransferase, with protein MRKRHLTKPATCTLCGSVEARTIARGDSFGCPASDLVRCPHCNLWWIDPLPPPARILDFYPPQYYGIQNEKFHEYLEILVQLFCRLRMGKAARLNPAGKRALDIGCGRGQSLKILQQYGYECYGTELSPFSARAAASLPGVHIFTHGLLDCHFPDRFFDLVLVWHVLEHLPNPREVLGEIFRILAPGGILLLCVPNIESLQARLSGSNWFHLDLPRHLYQYNPSALNALLTSSGFHIVRCHTFSLEQGPFGLLQSILNVIGFPRDSFYRMVHRTLPDNHISFFSRLVQMEISLLSMPLLIWLCGLFSFLGQGGVIDVQAQKPSTRRETVI; from the coding sequence ATGAGAAAACGTCACCTTACCAAACCGGCCACCTGCACTCTCTGCGGCTCTGTCGAGGCTAGAACAATCGCCCGCGGTGATTCTTTCGGCTGCCCGGCATCTGATCTGGTCAGATGTCCGCACTGCAATCTCTGGTGGATCGATCCCCTGCCCCCCCCTGCCCGGATACTGGATTTTTACCCTCCGCAGTATTATGGAATACAGAATGAGAAGTTCCACGAATACCTGGAAATTCTTGTCCAGCTCTTTTGCCGCCTGCGGATGGGAAAGGCCGCACGCCTCAACCCTGCCGGGAAAAGAGCTCTGGACATCGGCTGCGGACGGGGGCAATCGTTGAAAATTCTTCAGCAGTATGGGTACGAGTGCTACGGTACCGAGCTGTCTCCCTTTTCGGCCCGCGCAGCCGCCTCTTTGCCCGGAGTTCACATTTTCACTCACGGGCTCCTGGATTGCCATTTTCCTGATCGGTTCTTCGATCTTGTTCTGGTGTGGCATGTCCTGGAGCATCTGCCCAACCCGCGGGAAGTTCTCGGCGAGATATTCCGGATTCTCGCTCCCGGCGGGATACTGCTCCTGTGCGTGCCGAATATCGAAAGCCTGCAGGCCAGGCTGTCCGGCAGCAACTGGTTCCATCTGGACCTGCCCCGGCATCTCTATCAGTATAACCCTTCTGCCCTGAACGCTCTTCTCACCTCCAGCGGTTTTCATATCGTCCGGTGCCACACATTTTCCCTGGAGCAGGGGCCTTTCGGGCTGCTTCAAAGTATCCTTAATGTCATCGGGTTTCCCAGAGACAGTTTTTACCGGATGGTTCACCGAACCTTGCCGGACAATCATATCTCATTTTTCTCCCGGCTGGTCCAGATGGAAATTTCCCTTCTCTCCATGCCCCTGCTGATCTGGCTGTGCGGCCTCTTTTCTTTCCTCGGCCAGGGGGGAGTCATTGACGTACAGGCCCAAAAACCCTCTACCCGGAGAGAGACAGTCATATGA